Within the Dolichospermum compactum NIES-806 genome, the region ATCCAGATTAGCAGTTAGTACGAAATTTTTAAGCAGACTTTATGAGATTATGGAATTACCTCTTTTTCCAAATATGGGGCTTTTTAGTCCTATTCTAATGCACGCAATTGTAGAAGATAAAACTGAGATTATCGAGTTATATACAAAAGCCTTGAAATCTCCTATTTATGCGGCTAACTTGTGTTTATCTTTTAGAAATCAATCTCATAAAGGCATCATGGTGACAGATAAACTATTTGAACAATTGATTGATAAATTGTTACAAAATAAAGGAGAAATGATTAACCGATATTCTTCTCCATAATTAAATTCTCATTCCTCATTGGTAAAACACGAGGAATGTAAGAGGATGTTTGAAAAGTTTTGGGTGAATATAATTCACTACTACACAAGCAAAGTCCACCTGCGTGGACTAATGAAAAATCGAGGGTTTCAAACCCACCTCCGTGGGTTTTGTCTGTGTGCAAGATGAACCGCGACTTCTAGTAGACTTTTCAAACACCCTCTAAGCTATAATCAGCAAACCACAATATTTTTTTGTAAGAGGTAAGGTTGTCACAAAATGAAGAAAAGCCCAAATATCGCATTTTATACTTGTTGTAACTCTGTGTCTTTTTCTAAGGTACAACTCTTTTTGAGATCTGCTAAAAAACAAAATATAGACGTTAAGGTGCTAGGTGAAGGTCTCGAATGGTCAGCCAATTCTCTAAGACTTCCTTTGATTTTGAAGGAACTAAAGGATGTGAAAGATGACACAATAGTTCTTGTTACTGATGCTTTTGATGTTCTGTATGTACAGAATGCTAACAGTATATATGAAAAATTTATTCAAGGTGGTTATAAGATATTATTTGCAGCAGAGAAATGGTACTCTCATCAGTACGAAGAATACAAAGATTTTTACGATAGCATTAAAGTTCCCTATGATTATAAATATCTAAACGCAGGGACTTTCATGGGATACAAAAAATATGTCTGTGAGATGATTGATAATATTCTTTCTTATCCGAATTTTCATGAAAACGGTAGTGATCAAAGATTGTATGGAAAATACTGTTTTGAAAATCCTGAAACAGTAACCTTAGATTATTGCTGTGATATTTTTTGGTGTACAGCAGGGGAATGGGAAATTTTACCAGAACTGTATGACATACACAATGGATTTGTCTTAAACAAATTAACTGGCACATATCCTGCAATAATTCACATACCATACTCTAAAAAGTATTATAATGTTCTGCTCAGGTTGGCAGAAGATATGGGTGATGTTGTATCGCGGTAAAGAATAATCAACAACAATGATGAGGTTAATGTTTCAGAGATCATGACAAGTTTCTATACGAAGATTAATACACCTGATTGGGTTAAAAACGCCGTTTTTTATCAAATATTTCCTGATCGCTTTTCTCGAAGTATTCCCACTGAACAAAAGTGGTTACTTAATATACCTTTAGAAGACTGGAATACTACTCCTACATTTCATGGTTATAAAGGCGGAAATCTTTGGGGAATAATTGAAAAACTAGATTATTTACAAGATTTAGGTATTAATGCAATTTACCTTAATCCTATTTTTACATCTGCCAGTAATCATCGTTATCATACTCTTGATTATTATCAAATTGATCCCTTATTAGGCGGTGAAGAAGCATTTACCAATCTCCTTAAAGAAGCTCATCATCGTAAGATTAAACTTATCTTAGATGGAACTTTTAATCATGCTAGTAGAGGCTTTTATTTTTTCAATGATATTCTCGAAAATGGACAAAATTCTCCTTGGTTAGATTGGTTTAAAATTACAGGTTGGCCTATCTCACCTTATGATAATTCTCGTCCTGCTAATTATGCTTCATGGTGTGATCTTCGTGCTTTACCCGAATTTAACACTAATAATTCAGGAGTGCGCGAATATATTATGCGTATAGGTGAATATTGGATTAAACGTGGTGCAGATGGTTGGCGTTTAGATTCGGCAGATTACATCAAAACTCCTGGATTTTGGCAAGAATTTCGGGAAAGAATCAAAGCAATTAATCCTGAAGCCTATATTGTGGGAGAAATTCCTATGAATGCAACTGAGTGGTTAGATGGCACACAATTTGATGGCGTGTCAAGTTTACCCTTTCTTAATGCTACCACTGCCTTTATTGTCGGCGATCGCCAAGTTAAAGGACATTTTGCCGAATATGCACCACCACCACCAGCGGATGCGGCTAAATATGGGGAAGAAATTAATCAATTACTGCAACTTTATCCGTGGGAAATTCAATTAACTCAACTTAATGGTATTAATAATCATGATACAGCTAGGTTAATTGATGTAGCTGGAGGTGATCGCCCCAGTTTATATTTAGCAACGTTACTATTATTTACTTTTCCTGGCGCACCTTGCATATATTACGGCGATGAAGTCGGTTTAACTGGTGGTTATGATCCCGACTGTCGTAAAGGTTTTCCTGACAAAGAAGAATGGAATCAAGACATTTTAGAGTATCATCGTCAATTAATTAAACTGCGTCATAATTATGCAGCATTAAAAATTGGTGAGTATCAAACTTTATTTGCTCAAGGACAAGTTTACATTTTTGCGCGAATCTTACTAAAAGAAGTATTGATAATTGCGGTAAATGCGGGTAATGAAACAGCAGAAGTTAGTATTCAAACATCATGGCGATCACAACCTCATCAAGTATTATTGACCTATGGTTATGGTACAGTAAATTGGAATAATGAAGCAGCACAACCAAGTCTCAATTTTACACTTACACCGCGCAGTGGGTTAATTTTAGGTTAATTATTTAAGATGAACTCTAATCACTCATTACTGTTAGCAACTGACCTAGATGGTACTTTTTTAGGTGGTACTCATCAAGAACGCTCTGAATTTTATCAATATATTCACAATCAGCAAGATCGTATTCTTTTAGTGTATGTCACTGGCAGAGAACTAGACTGGATCAGCAACTTCCTAGTTGAAAACCCCCACATCCCTAAACCTGACTACATCATTGGTGATGTAGGAACAACTATTGTAAATGGTAAAACCTTCGAGCCAATTTCTGCTGTGCAAGATTGGATAATTAAACAATGGGATAATGCCAACGAACAAGTTAAGAACCTATTAGCAAATGAACCAGGATTAAAACTACAGTCTGTTAATCCAGATTATCGCGTATCGTACTATTATGATTCTGCAATATTACAACCTAGCACCATTCAAAAAGTAATTGATGCTGGATTTGATTGCATTATTTCATCTTATGATATCTATTTTTATTTTGATGTCATGCCAAAAGGAGTTTCTAAAGGGCCAACTCTCCTGAAGTTTTTGTCCGAAATAAATTTTAATGCTAATAATACAATTGCTTGTGGAGATACTCTCAATGATTTATCCTTATTTGAAACAGGATTAAAGGGAATTGCTGTCGGAAACTCTGAACCAAGATTAATTGAGAAAATTCAAATAATGGAGAATGTTTATCATAGCCCTTATCCTGGAGTAATGGGTATTTGGGATGGTCTTAAAGTCTATGGCAAGGATTAAAAAATAATTAAATTTATCTAGTTTTTTTGGCTATCCTAGACTTCGTTTGATAAGTTAATACTAAAAAACCTAAAATACCTGATATAACTAGGTTTCGCTCAAATAGAATCGAAGATTTAATAAAAAAATGCTTTCTGATTCTTGAATCCCCTACCATGTTAGGACTTAACCTGATATCAAGTATTAATTTTCTGTAACTACTCTAGGAGAGCCGTTTTTTTGATTTTTTCAAATGTTAAATTCGATTAAAAATATCATTTTTTTTACCCAGAAGTGCAGGAAGTAATAATATTAAAATTCAGCAATGTTTGAAAAATGATTGGGATAATCTAAAATCCAAAAGTCAGCATCTAAAATCCTATAAGGAACAAAAATAAATGACTGTTACAACTTCTAGTTTTCCTATTGATCTCAATGCTTACAAACCGTTAAAATTAGACCCGACTAATTCAACTTTGACTAATGAACAAAGAGAAATTCTGAAAGCTAATATTCAACTTTGTCGAGATACTATTGTTTTTTTTACCGCTGTAGCAGCAGCCAAAGGTGTGGGCGGTCATACGGGAGGAGCTTATGATACAGTTCCCGAAGTGATGATTTTAGATGCTTTCTTTCGGGGAGTAGCAGATAAATTTGTGCCAATTTTCTTTGATGAAGCAGGACACCGCGTTGCTACACAATATTTAATGGCAACTTTACAGGGTGATCTTGATGCAGAAAATCTGCTGCATTATCGAGAAGCCTATTCATTACTACTTGCACATCCAGAACGAGGACGCACTCCTGGTGTAAAATTTAGTTCGGGAAGATTAGGACACCTCTGGGCTTATGTGAATGGAGTAGCGATCGCACATCCTCATCAAGTAGTATTCTGTTTGGGTTCAGATGGTTCACAGCAAGAAGGAAATAATGCCGAAGCCGCCCGTTTAGCTGTGGCTAAAAATCTCAATATCAAATTAATTATTGATGATAACAATTCCACCTGTAGCGGATATCCAACAGATTATCTCAAGGGTTATAACGTCGGTCAAACTTTAGCTGGACATGGATTAACTGTATTAACTGGAGCAGGGGAAGATTTAGATGATTTATATACTCGTCTCTGTCAAGCTGTCACTATTAATGGACCAGTAGCAGTAATTAATAAACGTCCTATGACTCCCGGTATTGTTGGAGTAGAAGGCACACCTTTAGGACATGATGCCCTATCACCAGAGTTAGCGATCGCCTATTTACAAACTCGCGGACATACATCAGCCGTCAATTACCTCAAAAAAGTTATTCCCCTCACACATACCTACTCTTTTACGGGTTCTAGCAGCAAAACACGCCATATTTTTGATGCTACCGTTGTCTCTCTTCTCAGTCAAATGACACCCACAGAACGGCGAGAAAAGGTAATGTGTATTGACAGTGATTTAGGAGAATCCTGTGGTATCAATAAAATTAGTCAAGCCTATCCAGAGATTTTCTATCATGGCGGCATCATGGAAAGAGGAAACTTCTCTGCGGCGGCAGGATTTGGCATGGAAGCAGGAAAACAAGGCATTTTCAGCACTTATAGTGCCTTTTTAGAAATGTGTATTTCTGAAATTACAATGGCACGGCTTAATAAATCCAACGTTCTTTGTCAATTTTCCCATAGTGGGATAGATGAATTAGGAGATAACACCTGCCATTTTGGGTTAAATAATATGTTTGCCGATAACGGTTTAGAAGACGCTTATCAAACCCGTCTCTATTATCCCGCCGACGGAC harbors:
- a CDS encoding glycosyltransferase domain-containing protein; protein product: MSFSKVQLFLRSAKKQNIDVKVLGEGLEWSANSLRLPLILKELKDVKDDTIVLVTDAFDVLYVQNANSIYEKFIQGGYKILFAAEKWYSHQYEEYKDFYDSIKVPYDYKYLNAGTFMGYKKYVCEMIDNILSYPNFHENGSDQRLYGKYCFENPETVTLDYCCDIFWCTAGEWEILPELYDIHNGFVLNKLTGTYPAIIHIPYSKKYYNVLLRLAEDMGDVVSR
- a CDS encoding glycoside hydrolase family 13 protein, yielding MTSFYTKINTPDWVKNAVFYQIFPDRFSRSIPTEQKWLLNIPLEDWNTTPTFHGYKGGNLWGIIEKLDYLQDLGINAIYLNPIFTSASNHRYHTLDYYQIDPLLGGEEAFTNLLKEAHHRKIKLILDGTFNHASRGFYFFNDILENGQNSPWLDWFKITGWPISPYDNSRPANYASWCDLRALPEFNTNNSGVREYIMRIGEYWIKRGADGWRLDSADYIKTPGFWQEFRERIKAINPEAYIVGEIPMNATEWLDGTQFDGVSSLPFLNATTAFIVGDRQVKGHFAEYAPPPPADAAKYGEEINQLLQLYPWEIQLTQLNGINNHDTARLIDVAGGDRPSLYLATLLLFTFPGAPCIYYGDEVGLTGGYDPDCRKGFPDKEEWNQDILEYHRQLIKLRHNYAALKIGEYQTLFAQGQVYIFARILLKEVLIIAVNAGNETAEVSIQTSWRSQPHQVLLTYGYGTVNWNNEAAQPSLNFTLTPRSGLILG
- a CDS encoding HAD-IIB family hydrolase produces the protein MNSNHSLLLATDLDGTFLGGTHQERSEFYQYIHNQQDRILLVYVTGRELDWISNFLVENPHIPKPDYIIGDVGTTIVNGKTFEPISAVQDWIIKQWDNANEQVKNLLANEPGLKLQSVNPDYRVSYYYDSAILQPSTIQKVIDAGFDCIISSYDIYFYFDVMPKGVSKGPTLLKFLSEINFNANNTIACGDTLNDLSLFETGLKGIAVGNSEPRLIEKIQIMENVYHSPYPGVMGIWDGLKVYGKD
- a CDS encoding transketolase C-terminal domain-containing protein; the encoded protein is MTVTTSSFPIDLNAYKPLKLDPTNSTLTNEQREILKANIQLCRDTIVFFTAVAAAKGVGGHTGGAYDTVPEVMILDAFFRGVADKFVPIFFDEAGHRVATQYLMATLQGDLDAENLLHYREAYSLLLAHPERGRTPGVKFSSGRLGHLWAYVNGVAIAHPHQVVFCLGSDGSQQEGNNAEAARLAVAKNLNIKLIIDDNNSTCSGYPTDYLKGYNVGQTLAGHGLTVLTGAGEDLDDLYTRLCQAVTINGPVAVINKRPMTPGIVGVEGTPLGHDALSPELAIAYLQTRGHTSAVNYLKKVIPLTHTYSFTGSSSKTRHIFDATVVSLLSQMTPTERREKVMCIDSDLGESCGINKISQAYPEIFYHGGIMERGNFSAAAGFGMEAGKQGIFSTYSAFLEMCISEITMARLNKSNVLCQFSHSGIDELGDNTCHFGLNNMFADNGLEDAYQTRLYYPADGHQMKACVETVFDQPGLRFLFSSRSPVPDILDTNSKPLFADGYTFIPGKDDVIREGTAGYIVSFGEVLYRALEVVESLKKQGINVGLINKSTLNLVDEEIMAKIGSTPFVLVVESLNRRTGLGIRFGSWLLERGFSPKYAYMGTHQEGCSGIWEQLPHQGIDTIGIMNKVEEMLK